A stretch of the Mycolicibacterium celeriflavum genome encodes the following:
- a CDS encoding carbohydrate ABC transporter permease, which yields MAATAQTTPAPTTTGSQNTRSERRLAFLLVAPAVLLMLAVTAYPIGYAVWLSLQRNNMAAPQDTEFIGLTNYVTILSDQYWWTALSVTLAITVVSVAIEFVLGMALALVMHRTIFGKGVVRTAILIPYGIVTVAASYSWYYAWTPGTGYLANLLPEGSAPLTEQIPSLAIVVLAEVWKTTPFMALLLLAGLALVPQDLLNAAQVDGAGAWKRLIKVILPLIKPAILVALLFRTLDAFRIFDNIYILTGGANNTGSVSILGYDNLFKAFNVGLGSAISVLIFLCVALIAFIYIQIFGAAAPGATEERR from the coding sequence ATGGCCGCGACAGCGCAGACCACCCCGGCTCCGACCACGACCGGCAGCCAGAACACCCGCTCGGAGCGCAGGCTGGCGTTCCTTCTGGTCGCTCCCGCGGTGCTGCTGATGCTCGCGGTCACCGCCTATCCGATCGGCTACGCGGTCTGGCTGAGCTTGCAGCGCAACAACATGGCGGCGCCGCAGGACACCGAGTTCATCGGCCTGACCAACTACGTCACCATCCTCAGCGACCAGTATTGGTGGACCGCGCTTTCCGTCACCCTTGCCATCACCGTCGTCTCGGTCGCCATCGAGTTCGTGCTCGGCATGGCGCTGGCACTGGTGATGCACCGCACCATCTTCGGCAAGGGCGTCGTGCGCACCGCGATCCTCATCCCGTACGGAATCGTCACGGTCGCCGCGTCGTACAGCTGGTATTACGCGTGGACACCGGGCACCGGCTATCTGGCGAACCTGCTGCCGGAGGGAAGCGCCCCGCTGACCGAACAGATCCCGTCGCTGGCGATCGTGGTGCTCGCCGAGGTGTGGAAGACGACGCCGTTCATGGCGCTGCTGCTGCTGGCCGGATTGGCGCTGGTGCCACAGGATCTGCTCAACGCCGCCCAGGTCGACGGCGCGGGTGCGTGGAAGCGGCTCATCAAGGTCATCCTGCCGCTGATCAAGCCGGCGATCCTGGTGGCGCTGCTGTTCCGCACGCTCGATGCGTTCCGAATCTTCGACAACATCTACATCCTCACCGGCGGCGCAAACAACACCGGTTCGGTGTCGATCCTCGGATACGACAACTTGTTCAAGGCGTTCAACGTCGGCCTGGGATCGGCGATCAGCGTGCTGATCTTCCTGTGCGTGGCGCTCATCGCGTTCATCTACATCCAGATCTTCGGCGCAGCGGCGCCCGGGGCGACGGAGGAGCGTCGCTGA
- a CDS encoding glycine betaine ABC transporter substrate-binding protein — protein MGRRVALALVALIVAGTAACGRPDAPPSIAVGTTPDSESTLIAHLYAAALRSYGHPAHVETGEHPLIELDSGDVRVVPGLTGRLLDRFNPESTARAAVQVYREMVSALPEGIAAGDYTTSAEDKPALAVTEATAEAWGGRDVTAALRHCDELTVVAVADAPRPAEIGTCKPKVTEYPDSAKVFAAVLAGRFRAAWTTTAAPGIPPELLTLSDKTSLIRAENLVPLYRRNELNESQVLALNEVAGVLDTAALADMRAEVADGAEPGQVADAFLAEHPLGDS, from the coding sequence GTGGGCCGGCGAGTGGCGCTGGCGCTCGTCGCGCTGATCGTGGCGGGCACCGCCGCATGCGGCCGGCCCGACGCGCCGCCGTCGATCGCGGTCGGTACCACACCGGATTCGGAGTCGACGCTGATCGCGCATCTGTATGCCGCGGCGTTGCGCTCCTACGGCCATCCGGCCCACGTCGAGACCGGGGAACACCCACTGATCGAACTGGACTCCGGCGATGTGCGCGTCGTTCCCGGCCTCACCGGGCGGTTGCTGGACAGGTTCAATCCCGAGTCGACGGCACGGGCGGCGGTGCAGGTTTACCGCGAGATGGTGTCGGCGTTGCCCGAAGGCATCGCAGCGGGTGATTACACCACGTCGGCGGAGGACAAACCCGCGCTCGCGGTCACCGAGGCGACGGCCGAGGCGTGGGGTGGACGCGACGTCACCGCGGCTCTACGCCATTGCGACGAGCTGACCGTCGTCGCGGTCGCCGATGCGCCGCGGCCGGCAGAGATCGGAACGTGTAAGCCGAAGGTGACCGAATATCCGGACAGCGCAAAGGTGTTCGCGGCTGTGCTCGCCGGCCGATTCCGCGCGGCGTGGACGACGACCGCGGCGCCCGGCATTCCGCCCGAACTGCTGACGCTCTCCGACAAGACCTCGCTGATCCGCGCCGAGAACCTGGTGCCGCTTTACCGCCGCAACGAGCTCAACGAGTCGCAGGTGCTGGCGCTCAACGAGGTGGCCGGCGTGCTGGACACCGCGGCGCTGGCCGACATGCGCGCAGAGGTGGCCGACGGAGCCGAGCCGGGTCAGGTGGCCGACGCGTTCCTCGCCGAACACCCGTTAGGCGACAGCTAG
- a CDS encoding SDR family NAD(P)-dependent oxidoreductase has product MQGFAGKVAVVTGAGSGIGQALALELARSGAKVAISDVNTEGLAETEARIKAIGAPVKADRLDVTEREAFELYADSVVEHFGTVNQIYNNAGIAYVGDVEVTPYKDFERVMDVDFWGVVNGTKAFLPHLIASGDGHIVNVSSLFGIFSVPGQAAYNSAKFAVRGFTEALRQEMAAARHPVKVTTVHPGGIKTAIMRNATAVEGFDKESLTRTFDKWLTITTPERAAHIILEAVRKDKARVLVGPDAKVLDFIVRMSGSGYQRLFSTVMPRLVPNAH; this is encoded by the coding sequence ATGCAGGGCTTCGCCGGAAAGGTCGCCGTCGTGACCGGCGCCGGATCAGGCATCGGACAGGCGCTGGCGCTCGAACTGGCGCGCTCTGGCGCGAAGGTGGCGATCAGCGACGTCAACACCGAAGGCCTGGCAGAGACGGAGGCGCGCATCAAAGCCATCGGCGCGCCGGTGAAGGCGGACCGGCTCGATGTCACCGAGCGTGAGGCCTTCGAGCTGTACGCCGACTCGGTGGTCGAGCACTTCGGGACGGTCAACCAGATCTACAACAACGCGGGCATCGCCTACGTCGGCGACGTCGAGGTGACACCGTACAAGGACTTCGAACGGGTGATGGACGTCGACTTCTGGGGCGTGGTCAACGGCACCAAGGCCTTCCTGCCACACCTGATCGCGTCGGGCGACGGGCACATCGTCAACGTGTCGAGCCTGTTCGGTATTTTCTCCGTTCCCGGCCAGGCGGCGTACAACTCGGCGAAGTTCGCGGTTCGCGGCTTCACGGAGGCGCTTCGTCAGGAGATGGCCGCGGCGCGCCATCCGGTGAAGGTGACGACGGTGCATCCCGGCGGCATCAAGACTGCGATCATGCGAAACGCCACGGCCGTCGAGGGTTTCGACAAGGAGAGTCTGACCCGGACCTTCGACAAGTGGCTCACCATCACCACACCCGAGCGGGCGGCGCACATCATCCTCGAGGCGGTGCGCAAGGACAAGGCGCGCGTGCTGGTCGGTCCGGACGCCAAGGTGCTCGACTTCATCGTGCGCATGAGCGGATCGGGATACCAGCGGTTGTTCTCGACGGTGATGCCACGGTTGGTGCCGAACGCGCACTGA
- a CDS encoding ABC transporter ATP-binding protein, with the protein MAEIVLDRVTKSYPNGATAVHELSMTIADGEFIILVGPSGCGKSTTLNMIAGLEDITSGELRIAGERVNEKAPKDRDIAMVFQSYALYPHMSVRQNIAFPLTLAKLKKDEIARKVTEAAKILDLSELLDRKPGQLSGGQRQRVAMGRAIVRDPKAFLMDEPLSNLDAKLRVQMRSEIARLQDRLGTTTVYVTHDQTEAMTLGDRVVVLLAGVAQQIGTPDELYNRPANLFVAGFIGSPAMNFFPATITDIGVRLPFGEVTFTQENYDRLTRHNPPANVIVGIRPEHFEDAAVLDGYARIRALTFEVQVDRVESLGADKYVHFKTEGAGARSAQLAELAAESGVGENEFVARVSVESTARQGETIQLGFDTSKLVVFDPDSGRNLTLPDDTSAAPAAPAE; encoded by the coding sequence ATGGCCGAAATTGTGTTGGACCGGGTGACGAAGAGTTATCCCAACGGCGCGACGGCCGTGCACGAGTTGTCGATGACCATCGCCGACGGCGAGTTCATCATCCTCGTCGGCCCGTCGGGTTGCGGAAAGTCGACCACGCTCAACATGATCGCGGGCCTGGAGGACATCACGTCGGGCGAACTGCGCATCGCGGGCGAGCGGGTCAACGAGAAGGCGCCCAAGGACCGCGACATCGCGATGGTGTTCCAGTCTTACGCGCTCTATCCGCATATGAGCGTCCGGCAGAACATCGCGTTCCCGCTCACCCTGGCCAAGTTGAAGAAGGACGAAATCGCCCGCAAGGTCACCGAAGCCGCGAAAATCCTTGACCTGAGCGAACTTCTGGATCGCAAACCGGGCCAGCTCTCGGGCGGCCAGCGCCAGCGTGTCGCGATGGGCCGCGCCATCGTGCGCGATCCCAAGGCATTCCTGATGGACGAACCGCTGTCGAACCTCGACGCCAAGCTGCGCGTGCAGATGCGCTCGGAGATCGCGCGCCTGCAGGACCGGTTGGGCACGACGACCGTCTACGTCACCCACGACCAGACCGAGGCGATGACGCTGGGGGACCGCGTTGTGGTGCTGCTCGCCGGGGTGGCTCAGCAGATCGGCACGCCCGACGAACTCTACAACCGCCCGGCGAACCTGTTCGTCGCCGGCTTCATCGGTTCGCCCGCCATGAATTTCTTCCCCGCAACGATCACCGACATCGGGGTGCGGCTGCCGTTCGGCGAGGTCACCTTCACCCAGGAGAACTACGATCGGCTCACCCGGCACAACCCGCCGGCGAATGTGATCGTCGGTATCCGGCCCGAGCATTTCGAGGACGCGGCGGTGCTCGACGGGTATGCGAGGATTCGCGCCCTGACCTTCGAGGTGCAGGTTGACAGGGTGGAGTCGTTGGGCGCCGACAAGTACGTCCACTTCAAGACCGAAGGCGCCGGGGCCAGGTCGGCGCAACTCGCCGAGCTGGCCGCGGAGTCGGGTGTCGGCGAAAACGAGTTCGTGGCAAGGGTTTCGGTCGAGTCGACGGCCCGGCAGGGCGAGACGATCCAATTGGGGTTCGACACGTCGAAGCTGGTGGTTTTCGATCCCGACTCCGGGCGCAACCTCACGCTGCCCGACGACACGTCCGCAGCACCGGCAGCCCCGGCCGAGTGA
- a CDS encoding carbohydrate ABC transporter permease — MAQRVGATRATGWTVVNILVIVYALLPVLWILSLSLKPTSSVKDGKLIPAEITFDNYKAIFAGGNNGAFTSALINSIGIGLITTAIAVVIGGMAAYAVARLDFRGKQLLIGVALLIAMFPHISLVTPLFNIERAVGLFDTWPGLIIPYITFALPLAIYTLSAFFREIPWDLEKAAKMDGATPSQAFRKVIAPLAAPGIVTAAILVFIFAWNDLLLALSLTATQRAITAPVAIANFTGSSQFEEPTGSIAAGAMVITIPIIVFVLIFQRRIVAGLTSGAVKG; from the coding sequence ATGGCGCAGCGGGTCGGTGCGACGCGTGCGACCGGTTGGACCGTCGTCAACATCCTGGTGATCGTCTATGCCCTGCTTCCGGTGCTGTGGATCCTTTCGCTGTCGCTGAAACCGACGTCGAGTGTCAAGGACGGCAAGCTGATTCCGGCCGAGATCACGTTCGACAACTACAAGGCGATCTTCGCGGGCGGCAACAACGGGGCCTTCACCTCGGCGTTGATCAACTCGATCGGCATCGGCCTGATCACCACCGCCATCGCGGTGGTGATCGGCGGCATGGCCGCATACGCGGTCGCGCGGCTCGATTTCCGCGGCAAGCAGCTGCTGATCGGCGTCGCGCTACTGATCGCGATGTTTCCCCACATCTCGCTCGTCACACCGCTTTTCAACATCGAACGCGCCGTCGGGCTGTTCGACACCTGGCCCGGCTTGATCATCCCGTACATCACGTTCGCGCTGCCGCTGGCGATCTACACGCTGTCGGCGTTTTTTCGCGAGATCCCCTGGGACTTGGAAAAGGCCGCCAAGATGGACGGCGCCACACCCTCGCAGGCTTTCCGCAAAGTCATCGCGCCGCTGGCCGCGCCCGGCATCGTCACCGCGGCGATCCTGGTGTTCATCTTCGCGTGGAACGACCTGCTGCTGGCGCTGTCGCTGACCGCGACGCAGCGGGCGATCACCGCGCCCGTGGCAATCGCGAACTTCACCGGCAGTTCGCAATTCGAGGAGCCGACCGGATCGATCGCGGCGGGCGCGATGGTCATCACGATTCCGATCATCGTCTTTGTCCTCATCTTCCAACGACGGATCGTCGCCGGACTGACATCCGGCGCGGTGAAGGGGTAG
- a CDS encoding suppressor of fused domain protein, with protein sequence MIDVLAEVRVHLREHFARAGITAEPATASVTFLGTEKIDVLRFGPDVRGGPDVNRHVYHYVSLGCSRHPMLDPSEMVTDVLHGPRAEVTVALRGPAPRGLSRSIAIVAAAPAVEGLMLEPDALIDLETPLWEGAPFTAFVLSRSDIDDVSLTGPLQPVAILSATPITATEAAWVRLKGADAMREAWVQDGVDVLDPRRRAAKPS encoded by the coding sequence GTGATCGACGTCCTGGCCGAGGTTCGGGTTCACCTGCGCGAACATTTCGCCCGGGCCGGTATCACCGCTGAACCCGCCACGGCCAGCGTCACGTTCCTCGGCACCGAGAAGATCGACGTGCTGCGATTCGGCCCCGACGTCCGAGGCGGCCCGGACGTCAACCGCCACGTGTACCACTATGTCTCGCTGGGCTGTTCGCGCCATCCCATGCTCGACCCATCCGAGATGGTGACCGACGTGCTGCACGGCCCGCGTGCGGAGGTGACGGTCGCGCTGCGCGGCCCGGCACCGCGCGGGCTGTCCCGATCGATCGCGATCGTCGCCGCCGCGCCTGCAGTCGAAGGGCTGATGCTCGAACCCGACGCGCTGATCGATCTGGAAACGCCGCTGTGGGAAGGCGCGCCGTTTACCGCATTTGTGCTGAGCCGCAGCGACATTGACGACGTCTCGCTCACCGGGCCGCTGCAGCCGGTGGCGATCCTCTCGGCGACGCCGATCACCGCCACCGAAGCGGCATGGGTGCGGCTCAAGGGTGCCGACGCGATGCGCGAGGCGTGGGTGCAGGACGGCGTCGACGTCCTCGACCCACGGCGGCGGGCCGCCAAACCCAGCTGA
- a CDS encoding malate dehydrogenase — protein MSTTPLKVAVTGAAGQIGYSLLFRIASGSLLGPDRPVELRLLEIEPALKALEGVVMELDDCAFPLLAGVEIGADANKIFDGANLALLVGARPRGPGMERSDLLEANGAIFTAQGKALNEVAAEDVRIGVTGNPANTNALIAMTNAPDIPRERFSALTRLDHNRAISQLARKTGAKVTDIKKMTIWGNHSATQYPDIFHAEVGGKNAAEAVNDQNWIENDFIPTVAKRGAAIIDARGASSAASAASATVDAARDWLLGTPADDWVSMAVVSDGSYGVPEGLISSFPVTTKDGNWTIVGGLEIDDFSRGRIDKTTGELADERKAVTDLGLI, from the coding sequence GTGAGCACAACTCCCCTCAAGGTCGCCGTCACCGGTGCCGCCGGCCAGATCGGCTACAGCCTGCTGTTCCGCATCGCGAGCGGTTCACTGCTCGGTCCGGACCGGCCTGTCGAGCTGCGGTTGCTCGAGATCGAGCCGGCGCTCAAGGCGCTCGAGGGTGTCGTGATGGAGCTCGACGACTGCGCGTTCCCGCTGCTCGCCGGCGTGGAGATCGGCGCGGATGCGAACAAGATCTTCGACGGCGCGAACCTGGCGCTGCTCGTCGGCGCCCGCCCGCGGGGCCCTGGCATGGAGCGCAGTGACCTGCTCGAGGCCAACGGTGCGATCTTCACCGCCCAGGGCAAGGCGCTCAACGAGGTCGCCGCCGAGGATGTGCGCATCGGCGTCACCGGCAACCCGGCCAACACCAACGCTCTGATCGCGATGACCAACGCCCCCGACATTCCGCGCGAGCGGTTCTCGGCGCTGACCCGCCTCGACCACAACCGGGCGATCAGCCAACTGGCCCGCAAGACCGGTGCCAAGGTCACCGACATCAAGAAGATGACGATCTGGGGCAACCACTCGGCCACGCAGTACCCCGACATCTTCCACGCCGAGGTCGGCGGGAAGAACGCCGCCGAGGCCGTCAACGACCAGAACTGGATCGAGAACGACTTCATCCCGACCGTGGCCAAGCGCGGTGCGGCGATCATCGATGCGCGCGGTGCCTCGTCTGCAGCCTCGGCCGCGTCGGCGACCGTCGATGCCGCCCGCGACTGGCTGCTGGGCACCCCGGCCGATGACTGGGTGTCGATGGCGGTCGTCTCCGACGGGTCCTACGGCGTGCCGGAGGGCCTGATCTCGTCGTTCCCGGTGACGACGAAGGACGGCAACTGGACGATCGTGGGTGGCCTGGAGATCGACGACTTCTCCCGCGGCCGCATCGACAAGACGACGGGCGAACTCGCCGATGAACGCAAGGCGGTCACCGATCTGGGCCTCATCTGA
- the corA gene encoding magnesium/cobalt transporter CorA: MPSFRSLPPSLRPTVKANSGSVDAGSIPVPVAQATVDCGIYCEGTRLAGKYTHAAAKGKVQELRADGRDAFVWIGLHEPDDRQMQVIADKFDLHELAVEDAVHAHQRPKLERYDNTLFLVLKTVTYVEHESVAYAREIVETGEIMIFVGPDFVVTVRHGEHGGLAGVRKRLDASPGLLKLGPYAVMHAIADHVVDDYLDVTDSIETDIDTMEENVFSPATQTNIESIYLLKREIVELRRAVSPLTLALQRIMSDHDDLISIEVRRYMRDVLDHNTQAADRIATYDEVLSSLVQAAVGKVAMQQNVDMRKISAYVAIAAVPTAIAGIYGMNFDYMPELKQPWGYPAVLAVMLIVCTLLFRAFRRNRWL; the protein is encoded by the coding sequence ATGCCGTCGTTTCGCTCACTGCCTCCATCACTGCGGCCCACCGTGAAAGCCAACTCCGGCAGCGTGGACGCCGGCTCGATCCCCGTGCCGGTGGCGCAGGCGACGGTCGACTGTGGCATCTACTGCGAGGGCACGCGGCTCGCCGGCAAGTACACCCACGCCGCCGCCAAGGGCAAGGTGCAAGAGTTGCGCGCCGACGGCAGGGACGCGTTCGTCTGGATCGGCCTGCACGAACCCGACGACCGCCAGATGCAGGTCATCGCCGACAAGTTCGACCTGCACGAGCTGGCCGTCGAGGACGCGGTCCACGCACACCAACGACCGAAATTGGAGCGCTACGACAACACCCTGTTCCTCGTCCTCAAGACGGTCACCTACGTCGAGCACGAATCCGTCGCGTACGCGCGCGAGATCGTCGAAACCGGCGAGATCATGATCTTCGTCGGACCCGATTTCGTGGTGACGGTCCGGCACGGCGAACACGGCGGGCTTGCCGGGGTGCGGAAACGGCTCGACGCCTCCCCCGGGCTTCTCAAGCTGGGGCCGTACGCGGTGATGCATGCGATCGCCGACCATGTCGTCGACGATTACCTCGACGTCACCGACTCGATCGAGACCGACATCGACACGATGGAGGAGAACGTCTTCTCGCCGGCCACCCAGACCAACATCGAGAGCATCTACCTGCTCAAGAGGGAGATTGTCGAGCTGCGCCGGGCGGTCAGCCCGCTGACGCTGGCGCTGCAGCGGATCATGAGCGATCACGACGATCTGATCTCGATCGAGGTGCGGCGCTACATGCGTGACGTGCTGGACCACAACACGCAGGCCGCCGACCGGATCGCCACCTACGACGAGGTGCTCAGCTCGCTGGTGCAGGCCGCGGTCGGCAAGGTCGCCATGCAGCAGAACGTCGACATGCGCAAGATCTCGGCCTACGTCGCGATCGCCGCGGTGCCGACGGCCATCGCCGGCATCTACGGGATGAACTTCGACTACATGCCCGAACTCAAACAGCCGTGGGGCTATCCGGCGGTACTGGCCGTGATGTTGATCGTGTGCACGCTGTTGTTCCGCGCGTTCCGGCGCAACCGCTGGCTCTAG
- a CDS encoding NAD(P)-dependent malic enzyme, with the protein MSQAVRDLPVTGSHIVVSDEEIFAAHVGGKLSVALNAPLDTERALSLAYTPGVAQVSRAIAADHTLAARYTWANRMVAVVSDGSAVLGLGDIGPAAALPVMEGKSALFKAFADLDSIPIVLDTKDPDEIVETLVRLRPTFGAVNLEDISAPRCFEIERRLVEALDCPVMHDDQHGTAIVVLAALLGAARVVDRDMASLRVVVSGAGAAGVACANILMAAGVGDITLLDSQGIVHKGRENLNSYKTEMAERTNPRGLTGGIAEALAGADVFLGLSAGVVPADLIASMAPDSIVFALSNPDPEIHPDEASRYAAVVATGRSDFPNQINNVLAFPGVFRGALDAGARRITEQMKVAAAQAIFSVVGDDVAADRIVPSVLDPRVAPAVARAVASASDNASGG; encoded by the coding sequence GTGTCGCAAGCGGTGAGAGACCTACCAGTGACCGGATCCCACATCGTCGTCAGTGACGAGGAGATCTTCGCGGCCCACGTCGGCGGCAAGCTCTCGGTGGCGCTCAACGCGCCCCTCGACACCGAGCGGGCGCTGTCCCTCGCTTACACGCCGGGGGTGGCTCAGGTAAGCCGGGCCATCGCCGCCGATCACACCCTGGCCGCCCGCTATACCTGGGCCAACCGGATGGTGGCCGTCGTCAGCGACGGCAGCGCGGTCCTGGGCCTCGGCGACATCGGCCCCGCGGCGGCGCTGCCGGTGATGGAGGGCAAGAGCGCGCTGTTCAAGGCGTTCGCCGACCTCGACTCGATCCCCATCGTGCTCGACACCAAGGATCCCGACGAGATCGTCGAGACCCTGGTGCGGCTGCGCCCGACGTTCGGGGCGGTCAACCTCGAGGACATCTCGGCGCCGCGGTGCTTCGAGATCGAGCGGCGCCTGGTCGAGGCGCTGGACTGCCCGGTCATGCACGACGACCAGCACGGCACCGCGATCGTCGTGCTGGCCGCGCTGCTGGGTGCGGCCAGGGTCGTCGACCGTGACATGGCCTCGCTTCGGGTGGTGGTCTCCGGCGCAGGTGCGGCCGGCGTCGCGTGCGCGAACATCCTGATGGCCGCCGGGGTCGGCGACATCACGCTGCTGGATTCGCAGGGCATCGTGCACAAGGGCCGCGAGAACCTCAACTCCTACAAGACCGAGATGGCCGAGCGGACCAACCCGAGGGGGTTGACCGGCGGCATCGCCGAGGCGCTCGCGGGTGCCGACGTGTTCCTCGGGCTGTCCGCCGGCGTCGTGCCCGCCGATCTGATCGCGTCGATGGCGCCGGACTCGATCGTGTTCGCACTGTCGAACCCGGATCCGGAGATTCACCCTGACGAGGCGAGCAGGTACGCGGCCGTCGTCGCGACCGGTCGCAGCGACTTCCCGAACCAGATCAACAACGTTCTCGCCTTCCCCGGGGTGTTCCGCGGCGCCCTGGACGCCGGGGCGCGCCGCATCACCGAGCAGATGAAAGTGGCTGCCGCCCAAGCGATCTTCTCCGTGGTCGGCGACGACGTGGCGGCCGACCGAATTGTGCCCAGCGTGTTGGACCCCCGGGTCGCGCCCGCAGTGGCGCGGGCGGTCGCCAGTGCGTCCGACAACGCGTCCGGCGGCTAG